The proteins below come from a single Zea mays cultivar B73 chromosome 8, Zm-B73-REFERENCE-NAM-5.0, whole genome shotgun sequence genomic window:
- the LOC100276367 gene encoding uncharacterized protein LOC100276367 precursor produces MEPDSATTRLALLALLLLAAPARPASAAPVEDGLLSNGDFETAPAGGFVRSASVAEGASSIPGWTINGTVELISAGQHQGGMILIVPQGDHAVRLGNDASVGQVVDVEKGSDYAVTFSAARTCAQLEALNVSVLGGVSQTVDLQTLYNIEGWDAYALAFQATEEQAHLQFMNPGMEDDPTCGPILDNVAVKKLFTPDKPKDNVVLNGDFEEGPWMFPNTSFGVLLPTNLDEQTSAIPGWMIESNRAVRYIDSDQYKVPQGKRAIELLSGKEGIISQMVETTPEKVYSLTAMLGAAGDSCQPPMAIMAFAGDQAQNFHYSPLGNATSQAVNVTFTARAERTRVAFYSVYYNTRSDDHSSLCGPVIDDVRVWGLNTAAGLKASAGLVLGIVGVVGMVLF; encoded by the exons ATGGAGCCAGATTCGGCGACGACGAGGCTCGCATTGCTGGCGCTGCTTCTcctggcggcgcccgcccgcccggccTCAGCGGCTCCGGTGGAGGATG GCCTGCTCAGCAATGGTGACTTTGAGACGGCACCAGCCGGCGGTTTTGTAAGATCTGCGTCTGTTGCTGAGGGTGCATCGTCAATCCCTGGTTGGACAATCAATGGCACAGTCGAGCTCATTTCAGCAGGCCAGCACCAGGGTGGCATGATCCTGATTGTTCCACAGG GAGACCATGCTGTAAGGCTAGGGAATGATGCTAGCGTTGGGCAGGTGGTGGACGTCGAGAAGGGCTCGGACTACGCTGTCACATTCAGCGCTGCCCGGACATGTGCACAACTGGAGGCACTGAACGTCTCCGTGCTAGGTGGCGTGTCGCAGACAGTAGATTTACAGACGTTGTACAACATAGAAGGGTGGGACGCGTACGCGCTGGCTTTTCAGGCGACGGAAGAGCAGGCGCATCTTCAGTTCATGAACCCTGGCATGGAGGACGATCCAACTTGTGGCCCCATCCTAGACAACGTTGCTGTCAAGAAGCTCTTCACTCCGGACAAACCAAAGG ATAACGTGGTGCTGAATGGAGACTTTGAGGAGGGCCCTTGGATGTTCCCGAACACCAGCTTTGGCGTGCTGCTCCCAACTAACCTTGATGAGCAGACATCTGCCATACCTGGCTGGATGATCGAGTCAAACCGCGCTGTCCGCTACATCGATTCTGATCAGTACAAGGTTCCCCAGGGGAAGCGTGCCATTGAGCTTCTGTCAGGCAAGGAGGGTATCATCTCCCAGATGGTCGAGACGACCCCTGAGAAGGTTTACAGCCTGACGGCCATGCTGGGCGCGGCGGGGGACTCGTGCCAACCACCAATGGCCATCATGGCGTTCGCCGGGGACCAGGCCCAGAACTTCCATTACTCACCATTGGGCAACGCCACGAGCCAGGCTGTGAACGTGACGTTCACTGCGCGTGCTGAGAGGACACGCGTGGCGTTCTACAGCGTGTACTACAACACGAGGAGTGACGACCACAGCTCGCTGTGCGGGCCGGTGATCGACGACGTCCGCGTATGGGGCTTGAACACCGCGGCTGGGTTGAAGGCGAGTGCTGGACTGGTTCTTGGCATTGTTGGCGTCGTTGGCATGGTGCTGTTCTGA
- the LOC103636639 gene encoding potassium channel KAT3: MARSSSATGSWARRFPCCCDGDRRNRFGGRSLSGDLLPPPSVGAMAQQPPRLRKKNLVSPYDPRYKVWETFLILLVVYSAWICPLEFAFLRYLPRAPFVVDDVVNGFFAVDIVLTFFVPYVDSKSCLVVDDHRKIAARYLSTWFAFDVCSTFPFQSISLLFDEHEHSLGLKFLNVLRLWRLRRVSSLFARLEKDIRFNYAVIRCTKLISVTLFAIHCAGCINYLIADRYPDPRRTWIGAAMPDFREAGLWIRYVTSMYWSITTMTTTGYGDLHAENSREMLFGIAFMLFNLWLTAYLIGNMTNLVVHSTGRTRDFRDMVQVASEFAARNQLPQQIEEQMLNHICLRFRTEGLKQQETLDMLPKAMRSSISLYLFFPVVQGSYLFKGVSSGFIQQLATEMQPEYFAPKEDIMLQNDKPSDMYLLVSGAVDILTFLDGTEQVYGKAAEGELLGEVGVMSNKPQPFTFRTTRLSQILRIARSKLMDIMRENGEDGQIIRSNFQQRLRVEQRLYIAMHQDGPVPAFERRMDP; this comes from the exons ATGGCACGCTCTTCCTCCGCCACAGGCTCGTGGGCGCGACGCTTCCCGTGCTGCTGCGACGGTGACCGTAGGAACAGGTTCGGCGGCCGCAGCCTCTCCGGCGATCTCCTGCCGCCGCCGTCGGTTGGCGCAATGGCACAGCAGCCTCCCAGGCTCAGGAAGAAAAACCTCGTGTCGCCCTACGATCCGCGTTACAA GGTCTGGGAGACGTTTCTGATCCTCCTGGTGGTGTACTCGGCGTGGATATGCCCGCTGGAGTTCGCGTTCCTGAGGTACCTGCCCCGGGCCCCTTTCGTCGTGGACGACGTCGTCAACGGCTTCTTCGCCGTCGACATCGTGCTCACTTTCTTCGTCCCGTACGTCGACAGCAAGTCCTGCCTCGTCGTCGACGATCACAGGAAAATAGCAGCCAG GTACCTGTCGACTTGGTTTGCCTTCGATGTCTGCTCGACGTTCCCGTTCCAGTCCATCAGCCTGCTGTTCGACGAGCACGAGCACAGCCTGGGCCTCAAGTTCCTCAACGTTCTCAGGCTTTGGCGGCTGCGCAGGGTCAGCTCCTTGTTTGCAAG GCTCGAGAAGGACATCCGGTTCAACTACGCAGTGATCCGCTGCACGAAGCTCATCTCC GTGACCCTGTTCGCCATCCACTGCGCCGGGTGCATCAACTACCTGATCGCGGACCGGTACCCGGACCCGAGGCGGACGTGGATCGGCGCCGCCATGCCGGACTTCCGCGAGGCCGGCCTGTGGATCCGCTACGTGACGTCCATGTACTGGTCCATCACCACGATGACCACCACGGGGTACGGCGACCTGCACGCCGAGAACAGCCGGGAGATGCTGTTCGGGATCGCCTTCATGCTCTTCAACCTCTGGCTCACCGCCTACCTCATCGGCAACATGACAAACCTCGTCGTCCACAGCACCGGCCGCACCAGGGACTTT AGGGATATGGTCCAGGTCGCCTCGGAGTTCGCGGCGAGGAACCAACTGCCGCAGCAGATCGAGGAGCAGATGCTGAACCACATATGCCTGAGGTTCAGGACGGAGGGCCTCAAGCAGCAGGAGACGCTGGATATGCTTCCCAAGGCGATGCGGTCCAGCATCTCCCTCTACCTCTTCTTCCCCGTCGTGCAGGGCTCCTACCTGTTCAAGGGAGTTTCCTCAGGCTTCATCCAGCAGCTGGCGACGGAGATGCAGCCCGAGTACTTCGCCCCGAAGGAGGATATCATGCTGCAGAATGACAAGCCGTCAGACATGTACCTTCTCGTATCAGGAGCCGTG GACATTCTGACGTTCCTAGATGGAACAGAGCAG GTCTACGGAAAAGCGGCAGAGGGAGAGCTGTTGGGAGAGGTTGGGGTCATGTCCAACAAGCCACAGCCATTCACCTTCCGGACCACAAGACTGTCTCAGATTCTGAGGATTGCCAGGtccaagctgatggacatcatgCGAGAGAACGGAGAGGACGGCCAGATCATCAGAAGCAACTTTCAGCAG AGACTCCGCGTGGAGCAAAGACTGTACATCGCAATGCATCAAGACGGTCCGGTCCCTGCATTTGAGCGGAGGATGGATCCCTGA